The Streptomyces collinus DNA segment GGCTCACGCGTTCCGGATGGCCGAGATGTCGAAGTTGAGCTTGATCTTGTCCGACACCAGGACGCCACCGGTCTCCAACGCGGCGTTCCAGGTCAGACCCCACTCGGAGCGAAGGATCTCCGCCTTGCCCTCGAAACCGACGCGCTCGTTGCCGAAGGGGTCCTTCGCGGCGCCGTTGAACTCCAGGTCGATGGCGAGGGGGCGGGTGGTGCCGAGGATCGTCAGCTCGCCGGTGATCCGGTAGTCGTCACCGCCGAGTGCCTCCGCCTTGGTGGAACGGAACGTCATGGCGGGGAACTCGTCCGCCTTGAAGAAGTCCGCGCTCTTGAGGTGGCCGTCGCGGTCGGCGTTGCCCGTGCTGATGCTGTCCATCACGACGTCGATCGAGGCCGTCGACCGCGACGGGTCGCTGCCGTCCAGGTGGAGCGTGCCGGTGAAGTCCTGGAAGCTGCCCTTGACGTTGGTGACCATGGCGTGTCGGGCGACGAAGCCGATCGTCGAGTGCGCGGGGTCGATCGTGTAATCGCCGGTCAGGGCGGCCAGCTCGGGGTTCACGGCACCGGTGGCGGTGGCGGTCCGGGCGTCGTTGCGGCTGAAGATGCTCATGGTGGGTACGCCTCCTGGGTGTGATGTTGAATCTTTAACTACTCCAACGCGACCCACCGTAGACCTATTCCGTTCAATGTTCAACATCTTTGGGGAGTGTGTCGGAGGACGCGCCGAAGGACGTGCAGACGGATGGGTCCGCACCCGGATCGCCGGACCGCCGGACCGCCGGACCGCCGGATCGCCGGATCGGTGGATCGCCGGACCGCCGGACCGCCGCGCGCCTCCCGTACGCCCGAATGGCCGAATCCCCCGGCCCGCGGGAGTGGTCCTGCGGGATGCGGCGCAGCGCGCCCGGGGACGCGGTCCTCCCACGGCCCGGGGCCCCGCGAAGCCCGGGCGCCCGGTCCCCGCCGGCACACCCTGCGGTGGCGGCCCCCGGCGGGAGGGGGTTCCGTTTTCAGTGACCGTAGGGAGACAGACGAGACCACGGCGGACGCACAGCGCAGGGGAGAGCGACTCGTGACACTCACCGGCTCCGGCTCGGCCTACGACCCACCGGCGGATCCCGCCCCGCGCCGCTCCACGGCCCCCGTCCCCGTCCGGGTGAACCAGTACGGACCGCCGCGGCGTCTCGACCGGCGCGTCGCCCTGGTCACCGGCGCCTCCTCAGGCATCGGGGCGGCCACGGCCCGACGGTTCGCCATGGACGGCTGGCAGCTGCTCCTCAGCGGACGCGACCGGCACCGCCTGGAGCAGACGGCGTCCGGCACCACGGCCGTCGTCCTGCCCGCCGACCTCGCCGCCCCCGACGGCCCGCGCCTGCTGGCCCAGTCCGCGCTGCACGCCACCGGCCGCATCGACGTCCTGGTCGCCGGGGCGGGCATGGGCTGGGCGGGCCCCTTCGCCACCATGCCGCACACCGACATCGACCGGGTGCTGACCCTGGACCTCAACGCCACCCTCCACCTCGTGCGCGAGGTACTGCCCTCCATGATCGCGGCGGGACGCGGCCGCGTGGTGCTGCTCGGCTCGGTCGCCGGCTGCGTGGGCCTGCGGGAGGAGGCGGTGTACTCCGCCGCCAAAGCCGGCCTCGCCGCCTTCGCCGAGGCGCTGCGCCAGGAACTGCGCGGCACGGGCGTGGGCGTGACCTTCGTCGTGCCCGGAGCCGTCGACACGCCCTTCCACATCCGCCGCGGCAGGCCCTACGACGGCACCCGCACCGGCCTCCTCTCGCCCGGCGGCGTCGCCGGCACGATCTGGGAGGCCGTCCGGCAGAACCGCGACGAGGCCTACGTCCCCACCTGGCTGACCGTCCCCGGCCGGGTCCGCGGCCTCGCGCCGGGCCTGTACCGCCGCCTGCTGAACCGCTTCGGCTAGGGCCCGCCGTCCGGATGCCGGATGGCGGCTCCTGGCCCCGCCGGCCATACCCCGTTCCGGTCATTCCGGCCGGATCCACCGTTCAGGTGACCGCCTCCCCGTGGTAGGGCATGGGCATGACTCCCCAGCGCCGCGTCTTCCCCCGTCGTACGGCCGGGGCCGCCGCCCTGTTCCGCCCCGGCCGCCGCGCCCTGCTGCTGGCCGCCGCGGCCCTGGCGGCGACCGGGAGCGCGGCCCCCGGGGGCCGGGGCGCCGACGTGCCGGACGATCCGTACGACACCCTGCGCCGCCGCTGGCTCGGCATCGCGCTGGGCACCGGCTACGACCCGACGGCCGAGCCCTACGCCGCCCGCCTCGCCGAGACCGGCGCGCTCGCCCGGGACCTGCGCACGATCATGGCCCCGGCGGCGGACTCCCTCTGGCCCGGCCACCCCTTCGACCCGCCGGCCGGCATCACCCTCAGCTACGGCCGGCTGTGGACCATGACCCGGGCCTACGTCCAGCAGGGCACCGGCTCGACCGCCGACCCCGCCCTCCTCGACGGCATCCTGCGCGGCCTCGACCACCTCTCCGCCACCGTCTACAACCCCTCCACCACCCGCTACGGCAACTGGTGGGAGTGGCAGATCGGCAGTCCCCGCCTGCTCACCGACATCACGGCGGCCCTGTACGAGAAGCTGGGGGAGACCCGCGTCCGTGCCGCCTGCGCCGCCGTCGACCACTTCGTCCCCGACTCGGCCCTCGCCGACTACAGCGGCACCTCAACCGGCGCCAACCGCGTCGACCTGTGCCGCTCCGTGGCCCTGCGCGGCATCCTCGGCCGCGACCCCGCCAAGATCGCCCTCGCCCGGGACGCCCTCTCCCCGGTCTTCCCCTACGCCACCCGGGGCGACGGCCTCTACGCCGACGGCTCGTTCGTCCAGCACACCTGGGTCGCCTACTCGGGCACCTACGGCCAGGTCATGCTCGACGGGCTCGGGCGG contains these protein-coding regions:
- a CDS encoding YceI family protein, with the protein product MSIFSRNDARTATATGAVNPELAALTGDYTIDPAHSTIGFVARHAMVTNVKGSFQDFTGTLHLDGSDPSRSTASIDVVMDSISTGNADRDGHLKSADFFKADEFPAMTFRSTKAEALGGDDYRITGELTILGTTRPLAIDLEFNGAAKDPFGNERVGFEGKAEILRSEWGLTWNAALETGGVLVSDKIKLNFDISAIRNA
- a CDS encoding SDR family NAD(P)-dependent oxidoreductase, with the translated sequence MTLTGSGSAYDPPADPAPRRSTAPVPVRVNQYGPPRRLDRRVALVTGASSGIGAATARRFAMDGWQLLLSGRDRHRLEQTASGTTAVVLPADLAAPDGPRLLAQSALHATGRIDVLVAGAGMGWAGPFATMPHTDIDRVLTLDLNATLHLVREVLPSMIAAGRGRVVLLGSVAGCVGLREEAVYSAAKAGLAAFAEALRQELRGTGVGVTFVVPGAVDTPFHIRRGRPYDGTRTGLLSPGGVAGTIWEAVRQNRDEAYVPTWLTVPGRVRGLAPGLYRRLLNRFG